CGATATAGACCAACGGCATCGATTGTTCCCAGACCTCGATGTTGCCCATGTCGGATTCCGGATTCCAGCCGACATAGGCGGTGTCGAGGCCATCGGCGATGGCGAGCGCGCCGGAGCCGGCGGCGGCGCATTCGAAATGCGCCATGCCGAACGGCGTACCGTACTGGCTTTCGCCGCCCATCTCGATCATCGGGCTGTTGACCTGGCCAACGAAGGCTTCCTCGACGAAGCCGCGCGCGACGAAGCCGCGCGACAAAAGGCGCTGGAACACGCCATAGGCCGGCAGCAGCAGCGCCCAGGATGTGGCGGTCGCCACCATCTCATTGTCGGGGTTGGTCCAGGTGCCGTGCGGCAGCTTCAGCTCGGTCGCCATCCAGGCGCCGTCATTGACCAGGCCCTCGAAATTCATGTGCTGGGTCAAGGTGACGAACATGCCGCCATCCATGCCGGCCGGCGTGCAGTTCATCGAATGGTAGCCCCAGGGCTGCGTGCCCTCGAAGTCCATGGTGATCTTGCCGTCGGTGGTGATCTCCATCTCGATCGGGATGTTGTAGAGCCAGTCGGGATCGCCAAGCAGCTGGAAGCCGGGCTTGCCCGCCGTGACATGGCCGTAGAAGGTGTGGCCGCGATAGATGCCGGGCACGGTGAGCTGGCGGGTGCGGGCGAGCTGGGCACGACGACCCTCCTCGATGAACTCCTTCGATACCTTCATCCAGTAGTCGAGGCCGATCTCCGAAATCAGCTGCTTGACGCTTTCGCGCATGTCGATGCAGGAGGCAACCTTGGCCTTCTCGTCGAGCACCCAGTAGATCGGCATGCGCAGATTGCGCTCGCAGCGGATGACGTAGTCGCGGCGGATCTCGTCATTCTCGCCGATCTTTTCGGCGCAGACGAACAGGCCTTCGGTGAAGCGCTCCTGCGCCAGGCAGACGTCGCCGCCGGGCGTGATGCCGCCGGCCTCCAGCTCGTGGCAGACGGCACCTGCCCAGCCGACCAGCGTGCCTTCATGGAAGATCGGCACCACGTCCATGACGTCGGGCACCTGCACGGTGCCGATGAAGGCATCGTTGTTGGCAAAGATGTCGCCTTCGCGGATCTTCGGGTTTTCCTCGTAATCGTTCTTGATCATCCACTTGATGAAGCGGCTCATCGTGTGGACGTGGACCATGATGCCGTTGGACAGCGCGATCGCATCGCCCTCGGGCGTATAGATCGCCACCACCATTTCGCCGACTTCGCGCACGCCGGGCGAGGCCGAGATGCGGCGGGCCATTTCGCGGGCCGAGACGCAATAGGCGCGCAGCTTGGTGTGCAGCGTCTCGAATTTCAGCGGGTCCTGGTTGCGTAGCGTGAGCTCGGTGATGCCGTCATAGCAGCCGGTCTCTTCCATCAGCCGTTCTGAATCGAGCAGCCGTTCGCGAAGGCGCAGGGCCGAGGCAGGTCTGTCCAACATGGCGGTGCCCTTTCAAGAATGGGTGTAGTGCAGCAGCGTCCAATCATCGACATGGACACGGTCCTGCGGATGAACAACGAGCGTGGTGGCGGGATGTTCGATGATGGCCGGACCGATCACCTCATGGCCGGGCTGCAGTAGGTCCATCTCGTAGAGATTGGCCTTGTGCCAGCGTCCCCCGATATAGGCCTCGCGCACGCCCTTGTGCGCTGCTGCCGGGGCCGACTTGCCGAGCGGGCGCTTCAAGAGCACCGGCTTGACCTTGTCGGCGGTGGCGATCAATCCGAGCTCGGTGATGGTGAAGCCGGCTTCGCCATAGCGCGAAACGCGATGGTTGACCTTGGCGTAGACCGCCTCGAACTCGTCGATGACCCTACGCATGTCGTCAGCCGAATTGACCTCGGCAAGCGGTGCCATGACCTCGACATCCTCGAGCTGGCCGGTGTAGCGCATCATCAGGAACGGCACGGTCTTGATCTTGTCTCTGATATGGCCGTCGCTGATCATCTCGTCGACCGCCGCCTTGGTGAGATCATTCCAGACGTCGGTGACCTTCTTGCCGAAAGCGAGCAGCTCGTCATCGCTTGCGCGGGCGCCGATGTCGTGCTGCGTCGAGACCGAATGCCGACGCATGAAATCGGCGGTGGTGCAGCCGAAGGCCGAGAAGGCGGCGGCAAACTGGAAGGTGATGATGTCCTTGAAGCCGATGCCCCTGGAGCAGCCGGCCAGATGCAGCGGACCCGAGCCGCCATAGGACAGCAGCGTGAATTCCGAGGGATGGATGCCCTGGCCGGAGATGACCCGGCGCAGCGCGTTGTTGGCATCGGCTTCCAGCATGTCGATCATGCCTTCGGCAGCCTCCTCGACACCGACGCCAAGGATGCTGGAGCATTTTTCCTCAAACGCTTTGCGCGCCTTCTCGACCTGCAAGACGACCTTGCCGCCGAGGAAATAATACGGGTTGAGGCGGCCTAGTATGGCGTCGCAATCGGCGATGGTGGGTTCAGTGCCGCCCTTGGCGAAGCAGATGGGGCCGGGGTCGGAACCGGCGCTTTCCGGCCCGAGCGAGACTTTCTTGGTCAGCGGGTCGACCTTGAGGATCATGCCGGCGCCGGCGCCGATCGTGTCGAGATGCAGCGTCGGCACGTTGAGCTTGAAACGGTCCATCAGCGGCTCGTTCTCGATCCGCGTCTGGCCGCGCGAAATGACGCCCATGTCGAAGGAGGTGCCGCCCATGTCCGAGCAGATCAGGGAGTCGTTACCGATGAGCTTGCCGACATAGGCCGCGCCGAGAATACCGCCGATCGGGCCGGAATCATGGTTTCGTGCAGGCGCGGATGGTTGATTGAGGTCAGGCCGCCAAAGGACAGCAGCGTCTGCACGCCGTATTTGAAGCCGTATTTTTTCGAAACGTCCTCGATACCCCTAAGCTGCTTGCGGCCGCGCGACGTCGCGTAGGCTTCGATCAGCACCGAGTTCAGCCGCGACTGTTCGCGGATGACCGGGCGGACCTCGTGGCTGGTGTAGATGAGGATGTCGGCGCCGGCTTTCAGCACCTCCTCGCGGCATATCTCGGCGATGCGCTTTTCGTGCACCGGATTGACGTGCGAGAAGATGGTCATGATGCAGATCGCCTCGACCTTGTCGGCAATCAGCTTCCTGGCCGCAATCGCGACTTCATGCTCGTAGAGCGGCAGCACGATGTCGCCGAACTGGTCGATGCGCTCGGTGACGCCATGGGTGCGACGGCGCGGCACCAGCGGATCGGGATGATGGTGGGTCACCGCATGCAGCCGGTCGGCATAGGAATAGTCGGCCCAGGCCTGCAGGCCGCGGCCCATCAGGATCATGTCTTCCAGACCCTTGGTGGTGATCAGGCCGAGTCGGCGGCCGGTGCGCGACAACAGTGTGTTGAGCATGCCGGTGCCGGAATAGAGCACGACGTTGACGCCGGAGAACAGCTGCTCCAGCGAGATGCCCCAGGCGTCGGCCGCGTCTTCGGCCGATGCGAGGAAGCCTTCGGCCTCGTTCTTGGGCGTGGTTGCCGACTTGCCGATCTTGAAGTGGCCGTCCTGGTCGACAAGGATCGTGTCGGTCATGGTGCCGCCGGCGTCGATGCCGATGACGATTGGATTGCCGACGATGGGGCTGGTGAGGTTGGGTTGGGTCACGGTCGCCTCAGGATTGCTGTAGGATGGCTCAAGCTAGATTCCTTGGGCGGCCTTGCGCCATATGCCAAAAGACACAATGTCCGCCGGACCGGGATCGCCGAGAAAAGGGCATGCGCATGGGCAATATCTGGGGGCTGCTCGCCAGGGCGATTGCCGCCACCGGTACGGACAGGCATGTCGACTGCCTGATTGACCTGATCGGCGCCGACATCGAGCACGATCTCGTCACCGTGACCCGATATTCGGCGACGCAGACGCCGGAATTCATCAAGCACCGGCGCTTCTCCGACGAGATGGTCCGGCGCTATCTCGACAATTACTACGTCTTCGACCCGTTCTATGCCTCGTGGCGGCGTGAACGCCGGCTGGGCATCCTGCCGCTGAAGCGGCTTGCCGATGACGAGGCCAAGCGCGGCCAGTACATAGCGGGCTTCCTGGCGCAGTCGGAAATCTTCGACGAGGTCGGCATCATGCTGGCCGATGGCGGCGACTGGTGCCTCGGCATCTTCCTCGACCGCTCGACCTCCACCTTCAAGGAGAGCGAGATCGCCCTGCTGGACGAGCGGCTGCCGGTGTTCGAGGCGCTGCATGCACTCGACATTGAGGCGCGGGGGACGGAATTCTCCCGCACATCGGCGCCGACCGGCCCCGGCGCCTCGCCCCGGCAAGAGCCGACTATTCCTGCGAGCCTGTGGCCGGAGCTTTCCTTGCGCGAGCGCGAACTGGTGCAGCTGATCCTGGCGGGTCACCCGACCGCCAACATCGCCGAGCGGCTCGGCATCACCGTTGGCACGGTGAAGAACCACCGCCGCCGCATCTATGAGAAGCTCGACATCACCACCGAAAGAGAACTGTTTTTACAGTTCTTCCAGCACCGCGCGGACGGCTAGGTATCGCCCTCAGTCGTGCAACTGCCTGGAAATCGGCGGGCCGACCGTAAAGCCCGAAAAGGTGACTTCGAAACCCTCGCGCTGCGGCGAGCAGCACATCATGCCGACATCGACGGATTTCGAGACCGGGAAATAGGCCAGCCGCACCGGCTTCCAGTGACTATCGGTGGAGTCCAGATACTGGACGCGGATCGCCTCGGCGTGGCGGGTCAGGCGGATGCGGACGCCGTCGGGGCCGGCCGCGATGGCTACAAGGGACCAATCGGAGGTGTCGTTGGTGACGACGACAGAGAAATACGCCAGCCCGTCGGTGTATTCGATGCCGGCCTTGATCCAGTGCGTTTCGCTCAGCCGCAGCATCAGCCCGGCCTGGTCGTAGAGCACCTTGTAGTCGCCCTTGACGGTGACTTCGGCGCTGAAGTCACCCTCGACCGGCCGATACAGGAAATGGCCATTGTCACGCCAGAAACCGTAAAAGGTTTCGCGCCAGAAGTCGGTTTCCTTGCCGGTGCGCACATGCACCGTGTCGTCGCCGACAACATGATGCGTCGGTGGGTTGAGCCAGGTCAGGTCCTCTTTCGCCGCCGTCATCGGTTCCCCCGCGATCAGCCGGCAAATGTATAGGCTGTCTTTACCGTGGTGTAGAACTCCGCGGCATAGCGGCCCTGCTCGCGCGGGCCGTAGCTCGATCCCTTGCGACCACCGAACGGGACGTGGAAATCGACGCCCGCCGTCGGCAGATTGACCATCACCATGCCGGCTTCGGAGTTGCGCCGGAAATGCGTGGCATGCTTGAGGCTCGAGGTGCAGATGCCGGACGTCAGGCCGAAGGGCGTGTCGTTGGCAACCGCCAGCGCCTCGTCATAATCCTTGACACGGATGACATTGGCGACCGGCCCGAAGATTTCTTCGCGCGAAATGCGCATGGCGTTGGTGCTCTCGGTGAACAGTGCCGGCCTGAGGTAGAAGCCGGGCGTTTCGCGATCGAGCCGCTCGCCGCCGAAAGCGAGGTTGGCGCCTTCCTTGCTGCCGATGGCGATGTAGTCCTCGTCCTGCTTGAGCTGGCTCGCATCGACGACCGGTCCTATCTGGGTCTTGGTGTCGAGCGCATCGCCGATGACGAGCTTTTCCAGGCGCTCCTTGAGCGCGGCGACGAAGCGGTCGTGAATGCCCTCGGTCACCACCAGGCGAGAAGAGGCCGTGCAACGCTGGCCGGTCGAGAAATAGGCGCCGTTGATGGCGCATTCGACCGCCGTGGCGAGGTCGGCGTCATCAAGCACGACCATCGGGTTCTTGCCGCCCATTTCGAGCTGGAACTTGCGCATATGCTCGACGCTTGCGGCGGCGACGCGTTTGCCGGTGCCGACCGAGCCGGTGAAGGTGATGGCGTTGAGGTCGGGGCTGTCAAGCATGGCCTGGCCGACCACCGAGCCCTTGCCCATGACCAAATTGAGCACGCCTTTCGGCAGGCCGGCGCGGTGCAGGATGTCGACGATGGTCCAGGCGCTCTCCGGCACCAATTCGGCCGGCTTGAAGACGATGGTGTTGCCGTGGGCCAACGCCGGCGCGATCTTCCAGGTGGGGATGGCGATCGGGAAATTCCACGGGGTGATGATGCCTACCACGCCGACGGCTTCGCGGGTGATCTCGACGCCGACGCCCGGGCGCACGCTGGGCACCAATTCACCCGACAGGCGCAGCGTCTCGCCGGCGAAGAAGTCGAAGATCTGGGCGGCGCGGATGGTCTCGCCAATGCCCTCGGCCAGCGTCTTGCCCTCTTCGCGCGACAGCGCGCGGCCGATCTCGTCCTTGCGCGCCATGATCTCGTCCGACGCCTTTTTCAGCACGGCGTGGCGCACCAGCGGCGCCGAACGCGACCAGGCCGGGAAGGCGGCTTTGGCCGCCGCGATGGCCTGCTTTGCCTGCTCGGCGCCGGCCGAGGCATATTCGCCAACGACATCGCCCGTGTTCGAGGGATTGATGTTGCGCGAGCCGGCCTCGCCCACCCACTCGCCATCGATCAGATTTTTACGAAACAGGCTCATGTCGCGGTTTCCTTGTATTGGTTCGCTGGGGGTGCCGTATGCCTGAATCATTTATCAGACAAATGACGACACTGTGAGGGCTGAAATCTAGCTGCGGACTGGATAGCCGATGGCGCGCGGCTATGAAAGCCGCGACCTCAAGATGGACAATATGAAGCGGCCCTGTCAGGTCGGAAAAGTCCAGAACAGGCAAGCCAGCGTCGCCGCGGCGAAGATGACGAAGAACAAGCTCCTGAGCAGGATGTTGCGGCGCAGCTCGTTCATGGTGAAATGGCTGCCAACGATGGCCGCGGCGAACAGGAAACGCCAGTTCAGGAGCGCCCACAGCACGCTGCTCTGGCCGAAAGCCCAGCGGGCGACGAGACAGCCGACAATTGTGGCGAACAGGGCAATCACCGCCCAGAACAGCGCATCCGCAGCATGGGTCAAGACGATGCCGGCGGCGCGGATCGGCAGGATCATCATCAGCATGGCGCCGAAAAAATAGACGGCGGCGAGTGGCAGGAACGACCCGGCATCGGCGATGCCGTCCAGCCGCCTCACCCCGATCGCGCCATAGGGATAGCCGTGCCTGGCGACCGCCAGGCTGAGCGCCATGAGCAATGCGGTGAGCACCGCGACCAATGCGAATGTAATGAGGGCCTTGCTCATGCCGTTCCTTGCTTTGAGGCCCTGTCAGAGCCGAATCACGAGGAACGATTTTAGCGCACGGTCCGCGATTGCGCGTCAGCTTTGCTGAGCGTTCCGCTCTTCACCGGTCGCTGTTTTCGAAGGCCCCATGCCTTGCGCGATCAGATTGGTTGCCATGACAAGCGAAACGATGGCTGCGGAGTTGAAGATCACCACCCACCATTTGCCGCCGGTCAGGAAGCCGTAGCCGTCGGCGACCGCCAGTCCCCAATCGGCTGAGGGAGGCTGGATGCCGAGGCCGAGGAAGCTCAGCGTGGCGATCGAAAAGAAGGCGTAGCCAAGCCTTGTGACCAGCTCGATGAGGATGGTTTCCCTGACATTAGGCAGGATCTCGAGGAACATGATGGAAAGAGCGCTCTCGCCGCCGAGACGAGCGGCGCTGACATAGTCGCGTTCGCGCTGCTCGCGCACGGCGGCACGCACCGTCCGTGCCACCAGCGGGGCATAGGCGATGCCGATCACAAGGATGACGGTGAGGTTCGATGGCCCAAGCGCGACCAGCGCCATGGTGACGAGGACGATGAAGGGAAAGGCCATCAGCGTGTCGAGCAGCCTGGCGCCGATGGCGTCGATCAGCCCGTCGAAATAGCCGAGCACGAGGCCAAGCACGCTGCCGGCGGCAACGCCGAGCAGTGTTGCTGCCGGCGCGACCAGCAGGATGTCACGCGAGCCGACGACGATGCGCGACAGCACGTCGCGGCCAAGTTGGTCGGTGCCGAACCAGTGCGCGGCATCAGGCGGCGCCAGCATGACGAGGAAATCCTCGGCATAGGGATCGTAGGGCACAAACAGGCTGCCTAACACGGCGCAGCCGACCCAGAACAGCAGGATCAGCGATCCAACGATCACCGAGGGCGGCAGCTGCGAAACAGTCTCGCGGATGCGACTTGCTGCCCGCCAGCCCAGCGTACGGCGCTCCGGCAATTCCATCAGTTCCATCATGGCGAAACACGGCGGCGCTGCCGCGGATCGAGCAAGGCATTCACGAGATCGCCTGCCGCGGCCGACAGCACGAAGATGGTCGCCATGACCAGCACGCCGGCTTCGAGCATCGGGAAGTCACGCGACTTGGCGGCGTTGAGCACCAGATTGCCGAGACCCTGTATGCCGAACAGCGCTTCGATCACCACCAGCCCGCCAAGCATGTAACCGGTCTGCGTCGCCAGCACGGCGATGGTCGGCGTCAGCGCATTACGCAGCACGTGCCGGATGAGGATTTCGCGACGCTCAAGGCCTTTCAGGACGGCGGTGCGCGTATAGTCGGCGGCCAGCGCCTCGATCACACCGGCCCGCGTCATGCGGGCGATGTAGCCGGCAAGGTTCAGCACCAGCGGCAGCGCCGGCAGGATCAGATAATAGCCACTGACCCACAGCCCGGCGCCATCGGGAGCAGCGCCGGTGATCGGGAACCAGTTCAGCCACAGGCCGAAGACGATGAGCAACAGCAGGCCGGAGACGAAGTCCGGGACGATGCCGAAGGACACGCCGGCGAGTACGATCAGGCGGTCGACAAAGCGGCCCTGGTTGAGACCGGCGACGATGCCGGCGCCGATGCCCAGCGGCAACAGAAAGACGAGGATAATTCCGGCAAGGGCCGCCGAGCGCTTGAGGCTTTCCAGAACGAAGGGCGCCACCGGCAAACGCAACGACAGGGAGGTGCCGAAGTCGCCTGACAGCACGCTGCTGAACCAGTGCCAGTATTGCACGAGCACCGGCTGGTCGGCGCCGAGCTGCCTGTTCAGCGCCGCGACGGCCTCGGCATCGGCGAACGGCCCGAGCATGAGGCGGGCGACATCGCCGGGCA
This region of Mesorhizobium sp. C432A genomic DNA includes:
- a CDS encoding aldehyde dehydrogenase family protein, producing the protein MSLFRKNLIDGEWVGEAGSRNINPSNTGDVVGEYASAGAEQAKQAIAAAKAAFPAWSRSAPLVRHAVLKKASDEIMARKDEIGRALSREEGKTLAEGIGETIRAAQIFDFFAGETLRLSGELVPSVRPGVGVEITREAVGVVGIITPWNFPIAIPTWKIAPALAHGNTIVFKPAELVPESAWTIVDILHRAGLPKGVLNLVMGKGSVVGQAMLDSPDLNAITFTGSVGTGKRVAAASVEHMRKFQLEMGGKNPMVVLDDADLATAVECAINGAYFSTGQRCTASSRLVVTEGIHDRFVAALKERLEKLVIGDALDTKTQIGPVVDASQLKQDEDYIAIGSKEGANLAFGGERLDRETPGFYLRPALFTESTNAMRISREEIFGPVANVIRVKDYDEALAVANDTPFGLTSGICTSSLKHATHFRRNSEAGMVMVNLPTAGVDFHVPFGGRKGSSYGPREQGRYAAEFYTTVKTAYTFAG
- a CDS encoding DUF1349 domain-containing protein → MTAAKEDLTWLNPPTHHVVGDDTVHVRTGKETDFWRETFYGFWRDNGHFLYRPVEGDFSAEVTVKGDYKVLYDQAGLMLRLSETHWIKAGIEYTDGLAYFSVVVTNDTSDWSLVAIAAGPDGVRIRLTRHAEAIRVQYLDSTDSHWKPVRLAYFPVSKSVDVGMMCCSPQREGFEVTFSGFTVGPPISRQLHD
- a CDS encoding hydantoinase B/oxoprolinase family protein, translating into MLDRPASALRLRERLLDSERLMEETGCYDGITELTLRNQDPLKFETLHTKLRAYCVSAREMARRISASPGVREVGEMVVAIYTPEGDAIALSNGIMVHVHTMSRFIKWMIKNDYEENPKIREGDIFANNDAFIGTVQVPDVMDVVPIFHEGTLVGWAGAVCHELEAGGITPGGDVCLAQERFTEGLFVCAEKIGENDEIRRDYVIRCERNLRMPIYWVLDEKAKVASCIDMRESVKQLISEIGLDYWMKVSKEFIEEGRRAQLARTRQLTVPGIYRGHTFYGHVTAGKPGFQLLGDPDWLYNIPIEMEITTDGKITMDFEGTQPWGYHSMNCTPAGMDGGMFVTLTQHMNFEGLVNDGAWMATELKLPHGTWTNPDNEMVATATSWALLLPAYGVFQRLLSRGFVARGFVEEAFVGQVNSPMIEMGGESQYGTPFGMAHFECAAAGSGALAIADGLDTAYVGWNPESDMGNIEVWEQSMPLVYIGRSIVPNSGGAGKYRGGCSFVSTWLINKTSHLRLHTSEHSSRVFDNGGMCGGYPAPTCQKHRAVRNSNIHELAAKGEPLAHAPGIDPHVSDYEKNIGGDHAVVEGPYITSPHKSGDIFSHSYNGGGGYGDVLERDPVKTAWDVENGFLTRQAAVQIFGIVLKDDAEGYPVADIDATVERRAAMRKERLAKAIPVSDWIAAERGRVEKADFAPEVKKMYASAIKLSSRFTRDFSDFWTVDARSIFMPGAKP
- a CDS encoding ABC transporter permease, producing MLTGRTVSVRAASLLLTLWLVSMLVFFAGQVLPGDVARLMLGPFADAEAVAALNRQLGADQPVLVQYWHWFSSVLSGDFGTSLSLRLPVAPFVLESLKRSAALAGIILVFLLPLGIGAGIVAGLNQGRFVDRLIVLAGVSFGIVPDFVSGLLLLIVFGLWLNWFPITGAAPDGAGLWVSGYYLILPALPLVLNLAGYIARMTRAGVIEALAADYTRTAVLKGLERREILIRHVLRNALTPTIAVLATQTGYMLGGLVVIEALFGIQGLGNLVLNAAKSRDFPMLEAGVLVMATIFVLSAAAGDLVNALLDPRQRRRVSP
- a CDS encoding ABC transporter permease is translated as MMELMELPERRTLGWRAASRIRETVSQLPPSVIVGSLILLFWVGCAVLGSLFVPYDPYAEDFLVMLAPPDAAHWFGTDQLGRDVLSRIVVGSRDILLVAPAATLLGVAAGSVLGLVLGYFDGLIDAIGARLLDTLMAFPFIVLVTMALVALGPSNLTVILVIGIAYAPLVARTVRAAVREQRERDYVSAARLGGESALSIMFLEILPNVRETILIELVTRLGYAFFSIATLSFLGLGIQPPSADWGLAVADGYGFLTGGKWWVVIFNSAAIVSLVMATNLIAQGMGPSKTATGEERNAQQS
- a CDS encoding helix-turn-helix transcriptional regulator gives rise to the protein MRMGNIWGLLARAIAATGTDRHVDCLIDLIGADIEHDLVTVTRYSATQTPEFIKHRRFSDEMVRRYLDNYYVFDPFYASWRRERRLGILPLKRLADDEAKRGQYIAGFLAQSEIFDEVGIMLADGGDWCLGIFLDRSTSTFKESEIALLDERLPVFEALHALDIEARGTEFSRTSAPTGPGASPRQEPTIPASLWPELSLRERELVQLILAGHPTANIAERLGITVGTVKNHRRRIYEKLDITTERELFLQFFQHRADG